In a single window of the Coleofasciculus sp. FACHB-T130 genome:
- a CDS encoding type II toxin-antitoxin system HicB family antitoxin, with amino-acid sequence MIDQYLLCCMKSAQYESLGGEVGFYGEIPQVPGVWATGRTLEACARELLEVLEEWVNIGVARGYKLPICEES; translated from the coding sequence ATGATCGACCAATACCTACTCTGCTGTATGAAGTCCGCCCAATACGAATCCTTGGGCGGGGAGGTTGGTTTTTATGGGGAAATTCCCCAAGTTCCGGGGGTCTGGGCAACCGGAAGAACTCTGGAAGCTTGTGCGAGAGAGTTGCTGGAAGTGCTAGAAGAGTGGGTGAACATCGGGGTTGCGCGAGGGTACAAACTGCCAATTTGTGAAGAATCATGA